The Leclercia sp. S52 genome has a segment encoding these proteins:
- a CDS encoding ATP-binding cassette domain-containing protein produces MRGGNTNTLTLTREGAEARTLTVDDILTGAPGTVADDDTAVLWLSLASPVQSENLADSENPAMRLVWRELLRDRRWVFQVVAATLLVNILAIPTSLFAMQVYDRVVPTLAWATLTTLVVGMVLVVGLDWLLKTLRARVMDSVASSVDKRLSQHVYEHLLHLQLDQQPGSLGTLAAQVGALDSVRQVVSAGLVFGIVDLPFAFLFIGLIGLIGGPVGWVYLGMLPVALAIGLFTRLRLRRLTRQQMLRSNERLGLLVDSIRGAETLRASHAGWRFAQDWQTLSNSIAGYSIQQKSLSQFCTTTTGSLSTLAYVMGIVVGVWGVEAGYLTTGGMVACSILGGRVIGPVSQGVQYLMQWQQVKEALDMVNNLLRKPGERRPGQTLLLPDRLPEHMSVEKLRFAFPQSPVQQLNIPALRFHAGERVLLLGPVGGGKSTLLKILAGLYRPGEGRVRLGDVDLWEIDPQLVSAQVGYLPQAVQLFKGTLRSNLMLAGAVSDTTLTDVTRDLALDQVAASNPLGMDMAISEGGSGLSGGQRQLVGLARVLMSRPRIWLLDEPTASLDGEAEARVWKALQARLQPEDILIVATHRPMAAVNFATRVLVVQEGTIVRDGAPEKLMPGLMARATGSRPTVEVTNLKTRMPEASNSAGVLNGR; encoded by the coding sequence GTGAGGGGGGGGAATACCAATACCCTTACGCTGACCCGTGAAGGTGCCGAAGCCCGAACGCTGACCGTAGACGATATTCTGACCGGTGCACCGGGTACGGTTGCGGATGACGACACGGCTGTACTCTGGTTGAGCCTGGCTTCACCCGTACAGTCAGAAAACCTCGCGGATAGCGAAAATCCGGCCATGCGCCTGGTCTGGCGGGAACTGTTGCGCGACCGCCGTTGGGTGTTCCAGGTCGTAGCCGCCACGCTGCTGGTGAACATTCTGGCCATTCCCACATCGCTCTTCGCGATGCAGGTCTACGATCGCGTGGTTCCCACCCTGGCCTGGGCAACCCTGACCACGCTGGTGGTGGGGATGGTGCTGGTTGTGGGGCTGGACTGGTTGCTCAAAACACTGCGAGCCCGCGTCATGGACAGCGTTGCCAGCAGCGTGGATAAACGCCTCTCCCAGCATGTCTATGAACACCTGCTGCACCTGCAACTCGACCAGCAGCCCGGCAGTCTGGGCACGCTGGCCGCACAGGTGGGGGCCCTGGATTCGGTACGGCAGGTTGTCTCTGCCGGTCTGGTCTTCGGGATCGTGGATCTGCCGTTTGCCTTTCTGTTTATCGGGCTGATTGGTTTGATCGGTGGGCCCGTAGGCTGGGTTTACCTCGGAATGCTCCCTGTCGCGCTGGCGATTGGCCTGTTCACCCGTCTGCGCTTACGCCGTCTCACGCGCCAACAGATGCTTCGCAGCAACGAGCGTCTGGGCCTGCTGGTGGACAGTATCCGCGGTGCCGAGACGCTGCGCGCCAGTCATGCTGGCTGGCGTTTTGCACAAGACTGGCAGACGCTCAGCAATTCCATCGCCGGTTACAGCATTCAGCAAAAATCGCTCAGCCAGTTCTGTACGACCACCACCGGCAGTCTGTCGACGCTGGCGTATGTCATGGGGATTGTGGTGGGGGTGTGGGGCGTCGAGGCCGGATATCTGACCACCGGGGGCATGGTAGCCTGCAGTATTCTGGGTGGTCGTGTCATCGGGCCGGTGAGTCAGGGCGTTCAGTACCTGATGCAGTGGCAGCAGGTCAAAGAAGCGCTGGATATGGTGAACAACCTCCTGCGCAAACCTGGGGAGCGCCGTCCCGGCCAGACCCTGTTGTTGCCCGATCGCCTGCCAGAACATATGAGTGTGGAAAAGCTGCGCTTCGCCTTTCCGCAGTCTCCGGTACAACAACTCAATATTCCCGCACTCCGCTTTCACGCCGGTGAACGCGTTCTGCTGTTAGGACCCGTTGGCGGCGGTAAATCGACGTTGCTGAAGATCCTGGCCGGGCTGTATCGCCCCGGTGAGGGCCGCGTACGCCTGGGAGATGTCGATTTGTGGGAGATTGATCCCCAGCTGGTCAGTGCTCAGGTTGGCTATCTGCCTCAAGCGGTGCAGCTCTTCAAAGGTACGCTGCGAAGCAATCTTATGCTGGCAGGTGCAGTCAGTGACACCACGTTGACGGACGTCACCCGCGATCTGGCGCTGGATCAGGTAGCTGCCAGTAATCCGCTGGGTATGGATATGGCTATCAGTGAGGGTGGCTCGGGTCTTTCTGGCGGTCAGCGCCAGCTGGTAGGTCTGGCACGTGTGCTGATGTCTCGTCCACGTATCTGGCTTCTGGATGAACCGACGGCCTCGCTGGATGGCGAAGCGGAGGCCCGCGTCTGGAAAGCATTACAGGCCAGGCTACAACCAGAAGATATCCTCATCGTCGCCACTCACCGTCCGATGGCTGCCGTTAATTTTGCCACCCGCGTACTGGTCGTGCAGGAAGGCACCATCGTACGTGATGGTGCACCAGAAAAACTGATGCCAGGACTGATGGCCCGCGCCACGGGCTCGCGGCCCACCGTTGAAGTAACGAACTTAAAAACACGTATGCCAGAAGCATCAAATTCAGCAGGAGTCCTTAATGGCCGTTGA
- a CDS encoding TolC family protein, which translates to MLQARSSFEQAKSDLLTAESTLLSLTQEPIASDLPVPDSILKLPADRAIQEQILAQSATVRAREAGVTLAETDVERQRTSSMPTVSLQASRNDYSGIPNQRNENTINVVVTGTMEGLGLVNRGLKNAAMERVESARQDLAQQRHSEDIQTRQLLDQRDANQMLMTGYEQSVIELSDTLASFRRQYESGYKSWLDVLNAVRELTEQQQALVAVRSAWRVDCLRLAARTGRMDDTSGALPTGTQLANTSASHP; encoded by the coding sequence TTGTTACAGGCGCGTTCCTCGTTTGAACAGGCCAAATCGGACCTGCTTACCGCCGAATCCACGCTGTTATCCCTAACGCAGGAGCCCATCGCAAGCGACCTGCCGGTTCCAGACAGCATCCTCAAACTGCCTGCCGATCGGGCTATACAGGAACAAATTCTTGCGCAGAGCGCGACCGTACGAGCCCGCGAAGCGGGGGTTACGCTGGCGGAAACGGATGTGGAACGTCAGCGCACCTCATCCATGCCGACCGTCTCCCTGCAAGCCTCTCGCAACGACTACTCGGGCATCCCCAACCAGAGAAATGAAAATACGATCAATGTTGTGGTGACCGGCACGATGGAAGGTCTGGGACTGGTGAACCGCGGCCTCAAGAACGCGGCAATGGAACGCGTGGAGTCCGCACGACAGGATCTGGCCCAACAACGCCACAGCGAAGACATTCAGACGCGCCAGCTGCTCGATCAGCGTGATGCTAACCAAATGCTGATGACGGGTTATGAGCAGTCTGTCATTGAACTCAGCGACACGCTGGCATCCTTCCGTCGCCAGTACGAATCGGGCTACAAGAGCTGGCTGGATGTCCTCAACGCCGTGCGCGAATTAACCGAACAACAACAAGCGCTGGTAGCGGTGCGATCGGCATGGCGGGTCGACTGCCTGCGCCTGGCTGCACGCACGGGACGTATGGACGATACCTCTGGCGCCCTGCCCACGGGCACACAATTAGCTAACACGTCTGCGAGCCATCCCTGA
- a CDS encoding TolC family protein, with protein MLHHPGLASQQALVRSKEANADSARAARLPTLGASAGTGQISGYNDSSSTTLSVSQPLWAFGRIDSAIDYADSDTLAQQATAWATRRDLLEETAVAYANVQGVRERLAVAESNVTNHQALQEQIQRRQQGGTGVFG; from the coding sequence ATGCTCCATCACCCCGGTCTGGCCAGTCAGCAGGCTCTTGTGCGTTCCAAAGAGGCAAACGCCGACAGCGCCCGCGCGGCACGTTTGCCCACGCTTGGGGCCAGCGCGGGGACAGGGCAAATTTCGGGTTACAATGACTCCAGTTCGACCACGCTCAGCGTATCGCAACCGTTATGGGCTTTCGGGCGTATCGACAGTGCCATTGACTACGCCGATAGTGACACCCTTGCTCAGCAAGCCACGGCCTGGGCGACACGTCGTGACTTGCTGGAAGAGACCGCAGTGGCCTATGCGAATGTCCAGGGTGTTCGCGAGCGTCTTGCCGTTGCAGAATCGAACGTTACCAACCATCAGGCGTTGCAGGAACAGATCCAGCGCCGTCAGCAGGGGGGGACTGGCGTCTTCGGCTGA
- a CDS encoding AAA family ATPase: MAQNKPTPTNLIFYGPPGTGKTYHTAREAVALCDGKDAYPNSKDGRAALMARYNELMAEKRISFVTFHQSYDYETFVEGLRPEIGDDESSSAGFRLKPTPGLFREICALADQARTQPRAQTDASALQLSQKRFWKMGQGTIGTEDDVYEDARDDGYIALGWGGTIDWSADRFSSFNAIHDEWIKQNPENLTPSNWTQTYPFRCEMKPGDIVIVPYGNTAFRAIAEITGDYYFVPEAEGYYAHRRPVRWLLTLDEPLPLDTIIDGNFTMRTLYSIATSRVNIPALGRLLSSTENPDNSSDVKGQPEQFVLIIDEINRANISKVFGELITLIEPDKRLGMPDALTVTLPYSKKKDFGIPANLHIIGTMNTADRSIALLDTALRRRFNFREMAPDATLLSDVEAIDLKAVLNTINQRIEYLIGREYRIGHAFFINCESRAQVEDAVRNKVIPLLQEYFFEDWSRIAAVLGDGFMQEEQILPPPGIEGEPLSSWSVRAPFRNDAFDRLVVKARRFNATALEVAGESKE; the protein is encoded by the coding sequence GTGGCCCAGAATAAACCAACACCGACTAACCTTATTTTTTACGGTCCTCCTGGTACCGGAAAAACCTATCACACGGCGAGGGAAGCCGTAGCGCTCTGCGATGGTAAAGACGCCTATCCGAACTCAAAAGATGGGCGTGCGGCCCTGATGGCGCGCTATAACGAACTGATGGCAGAAAAGAGGATCTCTTTCGTTACATTCCACCAGAGCTATGACTACGAAACCTTCGTTGAGGGCCTTCGCCCAGAAATCGGTGACGATGAGTCTTCGTCTGCAGGATTCAGACTCAAGCCTACGCCTGGGCTCTTCAGAGAAATTTGCGCCCTTGCCGATCAGGCCAGAACACAACCCCGAGCACAGACGGATGCCTCGGCACTGCAACTGTCCCAAAAACGCTTCTGGAAAATGGGGCAAGGGACAATTGGCACCGAAGACGATGTGTATGAAGATGCCCGCGACGACGGGTATATCGCTCTGGGGTGGGGTGGGACCATAGACTGGAGCGCGGATAGATTTTCATCGTTCAACGCGATTCATGATGAATGGATCAAGCAAAATCCTGAGAACCTGACGCCTAGTAACTGGACGCAAACCTATCCCTTCCGTTGTGAAATGAAACCTGGCGATATAGTGATTGTCCCTTATGGGAACACTGCGTTTCGCGCTATCGCTGAAATCACTGGTGATTACTATTTCGTTCCTGAAGCCGAAGGTTACTATGCCCACCGCCGCCCTGTTCGCTGGCTACTGACTCTTGATGAACCACTGCCACTCGATACCATTATCGATGGTAACTTCACCATGCGGACGCTCTATTCGATTGCCACAAGTCGAGTGAATATCCCGGCGCTAGGCAGACTGCTCTCGAGTACAGAAAACCCCGATAATAGTTCCGATGTTAAAGGGCAACCAGAGCAGTTCGTCCTCATTATTGATGAGATCAATCGGGCAAATATTTCGAAAGTGTTCGGTGAACTGATTACGTTAATTGAGCCGGATAAACGTCTGGGAATGCCTGATGCACTCACAGTAACTCTGCCTTACTCGAAAAAGAAAGATTTTGGCATCCCCGCCAACCTTCATATCATAGGTACAATGAATACCGCCGATCGATCCATCGCCTTGCTCGACACAGCATTAAGGCGGCGATTCAACTTCCGGGAAATGGCTCCTGACGCTACCCTGCTAAGTGATGTAGAGGCGATCGATCTCAAAGCCGTTCTTAACACCATCAACCAGCGAATCGAATATCTTATAGGCCGGGAATATCGCATTGGACACGCCTTCTTTATCAATTGTGAATCCAGGGCACAAGTTGAAGATGCAGTGCGCAATAAGGTCATACCGCTGTTACAAGAGTATTTCTTCGAGGATTGGAGCCGAATCGCGGCTGTGCTGGGCGATGGCTTTATGCAGGAAGAGCAGATCTTACCGCCGCCAGGAATTGAGGGTGAACCATTATCAAGCTGGTCGGTGCGTGCACCGTTCAGAAATGACGCCTTTGATCGACTGGTAGTCAAAGCCAGAAGGTTTAATGCCACTGCTCTCGAGGTGGCTGGTGAATCGAAAGAATGA
- a CDS encoding calmodulin-binding protein translates to MTHLTVHEWGGVCVNTESSINAPHAFTRPQANTLLTAAREHPLANQHGTNILIDRHNKIIAGQMVGVIAAPGCSLEILPKFDDETIEPDATIRNRLIRMLDVALGLKVGNGQAATMARQAESLLEILIRLFAERLLSEVHRGLPRTYLAQEDDLPTLRGRLNIKRQFTTLAVRPDRLACRYDVLSADTSLLRIMKACVVLLHPYARAADTLRHLNELRILLAGVSDIPLSHLPWSQVRIDRTNHRWETLYNLAHLLLRRDWQATHHDKRAQNGITLLFPMNDLFEAYIAALAKRAVRGTEWSVRAQAGRLYCLVEDVIEGKPRFQTRPDLLIERDHQTIMIIDTKWKRIGRHPEDVRHGVSQADVYQMMAYARLYHCPQVMLLYPHHAGLGAQPLNAAYRILAGEEQLQVASVNLLLDEDEIVGQLIHLIGTNTQIGSGL, encoded by the coding sequence ATGACGCACCTCACGGTTCACGAATGGGGTGGTGTTTGTGTGAACACGGAAAGCAGCATAAACGCTCCTCATGCTTTTACCCGCCCTCAGGCTAACACGCTGCTTACGGCGGCGCGCGAGCATCCGCTGGCAAATCAGCACGGTACCAATATCTTAATCGATCGCCATAACAAAATTATTGCCGGGCAAATGGTTGGGGTCATTGCCGCTCCGGGATGTAGCCTTGAGATCCTGCCCAAATTTGACGACGAGACGATAGAACCGGACGCCACAATCCGAAATCGCCTGATACGTATGCTTGATGTCGCCCTCGGCCTTAAAGTCGGCAATGGACAGGCTGCAACAATGGCGAGACAAGCTGAAAGCCTGCTAGAGATACTTATCCGCTTGTTCGCCGAGCGACTCTTATCTGAAGTACATCGGGGATTACCGCGCACCTATTTGGCACAGGAAGACGATTTGCCCACATTGCGCGGAAGGCTCAATATCAAACGACAATTCACTACGCTTGCCGTCCGCCCCGATCGTCTCGCCTGTCGTTACGACGTTCTATCGGCTGATACCAGCCTACTTCGAATTATGAAGGCGTGTGTAGTTCTGCTTCATCCTTATGCCCGAGCTGCTGATACGCTTCGCCATCTGAATGAATTGCGTATCCTGCTGGCGGGTGTTAGCGACATCCCCTTGAGTCACCTGCCTTGGTCACAGGTGCGGATCGACCGAACCAATCATCGCTGGGAAACACTCTACAATCTGGCACATCTTCTCTTACGACGCGACTGGCAGGCTACACACCACGATAAACGAGCGCAGAACGGGATTACACTGCTTTTCCCGATGAACGACCTGTTCGAGGCATATATAGCGGCACTGGCGAAGCGTGCTGTACGTGGTACGGAATGGTCAGTTCGTGCACAGGCAGGCAGATTATACTGTCTGGTCGAGGATGTAATAGAAGGTAAACCACGCTTCCAGACCCGACCGGATCTGCTTATCGAGCGGGACCATCAGACTATTATGATCATAGACACTAAATGGAAGCGTATTGGGCGTCATCCAGAAGATGTCAGGCATGGCGTATCGCAGGCTGATGTCTACCAAATGATGGCCTATGCCCGGCTTTATCACTGCCCACAAGTTATGCTTCTCTATCCACATCATGCAGGTCTGGGAGCTCAACCTCTGAATGCGGCCTATAGGATTCTAGCAGGCGAAGAACAATTACAGGTGGCGAGTGTCAATCTGCTCCTCGATGAAGACGAGATTGTCGGGCAGTTAATTCACCTTATCGGCACCAACACGCAGATAGGCTCTGGCTTGTAA
- the catA gene encoding catechol 1,2-dioxygenase, with the protein MSVNPVHQTELESLLAISSGLNSTGGNDRLKNIMHQLLSDLCKTIKQFDVTDEEFWVAVNYLNELGGRQEAALLAAGLGLEHYLDMRADEKEAASGNDVGTPRTIEGPLYVANAPLSEGFARMDDGQEQAETMWLQGQVTDLQGNPVAGAIVDIWHANTLGGYSFFDQSQSEYNLRRRIRTGDDGRYAVRSIVPCGYGCPPDGPTQKLLTAIGRHGNRPAHVHFFVSAPGYKHLTTQINLNGDEYLWDDFAFATRAELIADPVKITDSSVARERDLDGEHTEVNFSFTLVGSADSNEEERGKRARVKE; encoded by the coding sequence ATGTCCGTGAATCCTGTACATCAAACCGAGCTGGAATCCTTACTGGCGATCAGCAGCGGCTTAAATTCCACCGGCGGCAACGATCGTCTGAAAAACATCATGCACCAGCTGCTGAGCGACCTGTGTAAGACCATCAAGCAGTTCGACGTGACCGACGAAGAGTTCTGGGTGGCGGTGAACTACCTCAACGAGCTGGGCGGACGCCAGGAAGCGGCACTGCTGGCGGCCGGTCTGGGCCTGGAGCACTATCTGGATATGCGTGCCGACGAGAAAGAAGCCGCATCGGGCAACGACGTGGGCACCCCGCGCACCATTGAAGGGCCGCTATACGTGGCCAACGCGCCGCTGAGCGAAGGCTTTGCCCGCATGGACGACGGTCAGGAGCAGGCGGAAACCATGTGGCTGCAGGGCCAGGTGACCGATCTGCAGGGTAATCCAGTGGCCGGCGCGATTGTCGATATCTGGCACGCCAACACCCTCGGCGGCTACTCCTTCTTCGACCAGTCCCAGAGCGAATACAACCTGCGCCGCCGCATTCGTACCGGTGACGACGGTCGCTATGCGGTGCGCAGCATCGTGCCGTGCGGCTACGGCTGCCCGCCGGATGGCCCAACCCAGAAGCTGCTGACTGCCATTGGCCGCCACGGCAACCGTCCGGCGCACGTGCACTTCTTTGTGTCGGCACCGGGGTATAAGCACCTGACTACCCAGATCAACCTGAACGGGGATGAGTATCTGTGGGATGACTTTGCCTTTGCGACAAGGGCGGAGCTGATTGCGGATCCGGTGAAGATTACGGATAGCTCCGTGGCGAGGGAACGGGATCTTGACGGGGAGCATACCGAGGTGAACTTTAGTTTTACGCTGGTGGGATCCGCAGATAGTAATGAAGAGGAGAGAGGGAAGCGGGCTCGGGTTAAAGAATAA
- the catC gene encoding muconolactone Delta-isomerase produces MLFKVEMTVNIPSSLPLAEVDAIKAKEKAYSQRLQREGKWPHIWRVVGQYANVSIFDVADNQELHDILTALPLYPWMEISVQPLCLHPSSIHNEQ; encoded by the coding sequence ATGCTTTTTAAAGTGGAAATGACGGTCAACATTCCGTCGTCGCTGCCTTTGGCAGAAGTCGACGCGATCAAAGCGAAAGAGAAAGCCTACTCCCAGCGCTTACAGCGGGAGGGCAAATGGCCGCATATCTGGCGCGTGGTGGGGCAGTACGCCAACGTCAGTATTTTTGACGTGGCGGACAACCAGGAGCTGCACGACATCCTGACCGCGCTGCCGCTCTACCCGTGGATGGAAATCAGCGTGCAGCCCCTGTGCCTGCATCCATCCTCCATTCATAACGAACAATAG
- a CDS encoding muconate cycloisomerase family protein: MTLTIESLTCWLVDIPTIRPHKLSMATMGCQTLTIVKMTCANGITGWGEATTIGGLSYGAESPEAIQSAIQTYLAPLLCGQSFHGVADLAEKMNASVKGNTFAKSALETAFLDAQGKALGLPVSSLLGGALTQRLPVLWTLASGDTQKDIEEGKRLLAEGRHNTFKLKIGAGGLDSDIRQALAIKAALGDDVSVRVDVNQAWDLTTAIKGMTRLQDGGIDLVEQPIPLWDRQGLITLSQRFVVPILADEAVATSHDGYALASGGFTGAYALKIAKAGGPAQALKLAHVAQAAGVALYGGTMLEGSLGTVASLHAWSTVKMQWGTEMFGPLLLKDDIVVRPLDFSEGQVTLPQGPGLGVDIDEDKLRHYAR; this comes from the coding sequence ATGACCCTCACCATTGAATCCCTGACCTGCTGGCTGGTGGATATCCCGACCATCCGCCCGCACAAGCTGTCGATGGCGACCATGGGGTGCCAGACGCTGACCATCGTCAAAATGACATGCGCGAACGGCATCACCGGCTGGGGCGAAGCCACCACCATCGGCGGCCTGAGCTACGGTGCCGAAAGCCCGGAAGCGATCCAATCCGCCATTCAAACCTATCTGGCCCCGCTGCTGTGCGGCCAGTCGTTCCACGGCGTGGCCGACCTGGCGGAGAAGATGAACGCCAGCGTGAAGGGCAACACCTTTGCGAAATCGGCCCTTGAAACCGCGTTTCTTGATGCCCAGGGCAAAGCGCTGGGACTGCCGGTCAGCTCGCTGCTGGGCGGGGCCTTGACGCAGCGCCTGCCGGTGCTGTGGACCCTGGCGAGCGGCGACACCCAGAAAGACATCGAAGAGGGTAAACGGCTGCTGGCGGAAGGGCGACACAACACATTCAAGCTGAAGATCGGCGCCGGTGGGCTGGATAGCGATATCCGCCAAGCCCTGGCGATCAAAGCCGCGCTGGGCGATGACGTCAGCGTGCGGGTCGACGTCAACCAGGCCTGGGATCTGACTACCGCCATCAAAGGGATGACCCGGCTGCAGGACGGCGGGATCGACCTGGTGGAACAGCCGATCCCGCTGTGGGATCGGCAAGGACTCATCACCCTCAGCCAGCGTTTTGTGGTGCCCATTCTGGCCGACGAAGCGGTGGCGACCAGCCATGACGGCTACGCCCTGGCGAGCGGCGGCTTTACCGGCGCGTATGCCCTGAAGATCGCCAAAGCGGGCGGCCCGGCGCAGGCCCTGAAGCTGGCGCACGTGGCGCAGGCGGCGGGCGTGGCGTTGTACGGCGGCACCATGCTGGAAGGGTCGCTCGGCACGGTGGCCTCGCTGCACGCCTGGTCGACGGTGAAGATGCAGTGGGGCACCGAGATGTTCGGCCCGCTGCTGCTGAAGGATGACATCGTGGTACGTCCGCTGGATTTCAGCGAGGGACAGGTGACGTTACCGCAGGGGCCAGGGCTGGGCGTCGACATCGACGAAGACAAGCTGCGTCATTACGCACGTTAA
- the pcaD gene encoding 3-oxoadipate enol-lactonase, producing MDLDYRLDGPQDAPVLVLSNSLGTTWQMWQPQMADFTRHFRVLRYNTRGHGRSPVPAEDITLDSLGQDVIALLDHLDIERAFFCGISLGGMTGMWLNRHAPARFPRIVVANTAAKIGEAKGWLQRAATVRQQGMAPVAGTAADRWFTPAFRKQNPGIVQLLIDDLADTPTDGYAACCEALAAADLRAEVAAMLRPMLVIAGADDPVTTLQDAEWLAAQAKQTSCVALPASHLSNVACPSAFTHHVVTFLTAGALHDPHH from the coding sequence ATGGATCTGGACTATCGCCTCGATGGCCCACAAGACGCTCCGGTGCTGGTGCTCTCCAACTCGCTGGGCACCACCTGGCAGATGTGGCAGCCGCAGATGGCCGACTTCACTCGCCACTTCCGCGTGTTGCGCTACAACACCCGCGGGCACGGCCGCTCTCCGGTTCCGGCAGAGGACATCACCCTCGATTCGCTGGGGCAGGATGTGATTGCGCTGCTGGATCATCTGGATATTGAGCGCGCCTTTTTCTGCGGCATCTCCCTCGGCGGAATGACCGGAATGTGGCTCAACCGCCATGCCCCGGCGCGTTTTCCGCGCATCGTGGTCGCCAACACCGCGGCGAAGATCGGCGAGGCGAAAGGCTGGTTGCAGCGTGCCGCCACCGTGCGTCAGCAGGGGATGGCCCCGGTCGCCGGTACCGCGGCGGATCGCTGGTTCACTCCGGCCTTCCGCAAGCAGAACCCCGGCATAGTCCAACTGCTGATCGACGATCTCGCCGACACCCCGACCGACGGCTATGCCGCCTGCTGCGAAGCGCTGGCCGCGGCGGATCTGCGCGCTGAGGTCGCCGCCATGCTGCGTCCGATGCTGGTGATTGCCGGTGCTGACGATCCTGTCACCACCCTGCAGGACGCGGAGTGGCTCGCCGCCCAGGCGAAGCAGACTTCATGCGTCGCCTTGCCCGCCTCACACCTGTCGAACGTGGCCTGCCCGTCTGCATTTACCCACCACGTCGTGACCTTTTTAACCGCAGGAGCTTTACATGACCCTCACCATTGA
- a CDS encoding 3-oxoacid CoA-transferase subunit B produces MNKLTHQQLAERIARDIPEGAYVNLGIGLPTRIANYLPADREIFLHSENGILGMGPAPAPGCEDPELINAGKQPVTLLDGGCYFHHGDSFTMMRGGHLDICVLGAYQVSERGDLANWSTGEPSSIPAVGGAMDLAIGAKRVYVMTEHLTRQGECKIVKTCTYPLTGMACIDRIYTDMAVMDITADGIVVRELFGDVTPEYLQSVTPVALTFALNAETEEA; encoded by the coding sequence GTGAATAAACTGACCCATCAACAGCTGGCCGAACGCATCGCCCGCGACATCCCGGAAGGGGCCTACGTGAACCTGGGGATCGGCCTGCCGACCCGGATCGCCAACTACCTTCCGGCGGATCGCGAGATCTTCCTCCACAGCGAAAACGGCATTCTCGGCATGGGGCCTGCGCCCGCGCCGGGCTGTGAAGATCCGGAGCTGATTAACGCCGGGAAACAGCCGGTGACGCTGCTCGACGGCGGCTGCTATTTCCACCACGGCGACTCCTTCACCATGATGCGCGGCGGCCACCTCGATATCTGCGTGCTGGGGGCCTATCAGGTCTCGGAGCGCGGCGACCTGGCGAACTGGAGCACCGGCGAACCCTCATCTATCCCGGCGGTCGGCGGGGCGATGGACCTGGCGATTGGCGCGAAGCGCGTGTATGTGATGACCGAACATCTGACCCGTCAGGGCGAGTGCAAGATCGTTAAAACCTGCACCTATCCGCTGACCGGCATGGCCTGCATCGACCGGATCTACACCGACATGGCGGTGATGGATATCACGGCGGACGGCATTGTGGTGCGCGAGCTGTTTGGCGACGTGACGCCAGAGTATCTCCAGTCCGTCACCCCGGTGGCGCTGACCTTTGCCCTCAACGCCGAAACCGAGGAGGCATAA
- a CDS encoding 3-oxoacid CoA-transferase subunit A has product MIDKRIAATDAAVADIFDGAVVMVGGFGAAGQPAELLDALIRRKPRDLTLISNNAGNGDYGLAALLKAGCVKKVICSFPRQTDSWVFDDLYRRGEVELELVPQGNLAARIQAGGSGLGAIFTPTGFGTELAAGKETRHIDGKDYVLEYPLKADFALIKALKADRWGNLVYDKTGRNFGPIMAAAASCTIAQVSEIVALGELDPEAVVTPGIFVQRVVTVAPARLPQTA; this is encoded by the coding sequence ATGATTGATAAACGGATTGCCGCCACCGATGCCGCCGTGGCCGATATTTTCGACGGTGCGGTGGTGATGGTGGGCGGCTTTGGCGCGGCCGGACAGCCCGCCGAGCTGCTGGATGCCCTGATCCGCCGTAAGCCGCGGGATCTGACCCTGATCAGCAACAACGCTGGCAACGGTGACTATGGCCTGGCGGCGCTGCTGAAGGCCGGCTGCGTGAAGAAGGTGATCTGCTCCTTCCCCCGCCAGACCGACTCCTGGGTGTTTGACGACCTCTACCGCCGCGGCGAAGTCGAGCTGGAGCTGGTCCCGCAGGGCAATCTCGCGGCCCGTATTCAGGCGGGCGGCAGCGGGCTGGGGGCGATCTTCACCCCTACCGGGTTTGGCACCGAGCTGGCGGCGGGCAAAGAGACCCGCCATATCGACGGCAAAGACTATGTCCTCGAGTACCCGCTGAAAGCCGATTTCGCCCTGATCAAAGCCCTGAAGGCCGATCGCTGGGGCAACCTGGTGTATGACAAAACCGGGCGCAACTTCGGGCCGATCATGGCCGCCGCGGCCAGCTGCACCATTGCCCAGGTGAGCGAAATCGTCGCCCTCGGCGAACTCGATCCGGAAGCGGTGGTCACCCCGGGAATTTTTGTGCAACGCGTGGTGACGGTCGCGCCCGCTCGCCTGCCGCAGACGGCATAA